In the genome of cyanobacterium endosymbiont of Braarudosphaera bigelowii, one region contains:
- a CDS encoding ATP-dependent Clp protease proteolytic subunit gives MPIGIPSVPYRLPGSQYERWIDIYTRLGQERIIFLSQEVTDGIANRIVALLLYLDSEDSGKPIYLYINSPGGSVTAGMAIFDTMQYIKSDVITICVGLAASMGSFLLAAGTPGKRLALPHARIMIHQPMGGTGRRQASDIEIEANEILRIRAQLNSILASKCGQPLEKIEKDTDRDYFLSAEEAKKYGLIDQVIEERT, from the coding sequence ATGCCCATTGGTATTCCTAGTGTTCCTTATCGTCTCCCTGGTAGTCAGTATGAACGATGGATAGATATTTATACTCGCCTAGGTCAAGAACGAATAATTTTTCTTAGTCAAGAAGTAACTGATGGTATTGCTAACCGTATTGTTGCTCTCTTATTGTATCTCGACTCCGAAGATTCAGGTAAACCAATTTATCTTTATATAAACTCACCTGGTGGTTCTGTAACAGCTGGTATGGCTATATTTGATACCATGCAATACATTAAATCAGATGTAATCACTATTTGTGTTGGCTTGGCTGCTTCTATGGGATCGTTTCTATTAGCAGCAGGAACCCCAGGAAAACGTTTAGCACTACCTCATGCTCGAATTATGATTCATCAACCTATGGGAGGTACTGGACGACGTCAGGCATCAGATATTGAAATTGAAGCTAATGAAATATTACGTATTCGTGCTCAATTAAACAGTATCTTAGCTAGTAAATGTGGACAACCTCTTGAAAAGATTGAGAAAGACACGGATAGAGATTACTTCTTATCTGCAGAAGAAGCTAAAAAGTATGGCCTGATTGATCAAGTGATCGAAGAAAGAACATAA
- a CDS encoding ATP-dependent Clp protease proteolytic subunit: protein MEIKAVQSAYYGDANFRTPPPDLESLLLKERIIYLGLPLFSSDEVKQQVGIDVTQLIIAQLLYLQFDNPDKPIFFYINSTGTSWYTGDAVGFETEAFAICDTMNYVKPPIHTICIGQAMGTAAMILSAGTKGCRASLPHATIVLNQNRSGAQGQATDIQIRAKEVLRNKSTMLQILSKNTGNAVEKISKDIDRTFYLTPKKAKEYGLIDRVLESTKELPKSASLIN from the coding sequence ATGGAAATTAAAGCTGTTCAGTCCGCTTACTATGGAGATGCAAATTTTCGTACTCCTCCACCGGATTTAGAATCTCTATTACTTAAAGAGCGTATTATTTACCTAGGGTTGCCTCTCTTTTCTTCTGATGAGGTCAAGCAACAAGTTGGAATTGATGTCACCCAACTCATTATCGCTCAATTGCTTTATTTGCAATTTGATAACCCAGATAAACCTATTTTTTTTTACATTAATTCGACGGGTACATCCTGGTACACTGGAGATGCAGTCGGTTTCGAAACGGAAGCTTTTGCAATTTGCGATACAATGAATTATGTAAAGCCTCCAATTCATACTATTTGTATAGGTCAGGCTATGGGAACTGCAGCTATGATATTATCTGCAGGAACAAAAGGTTGTCGAGCAAGCCTTCCTCATGCAACTATTGTTCTCAATCAAAATCGTTCAGGTGCACAAGGTCAAGCAACAGATATCCAAATTCGAGCGAAGGAAGTATTAAGAAATAAAAGCACTATGTTGCAAATTCTTTCTAAAAATACAGGAAATGCTGTCGAAAAAATATCTAAAGATATAGACCGCACATTTTACCTAACACCCAAAAAGGCAAAAGAATACGGACTAATTGATCGGGTACTAGAAAGTACTAAAGAACTTCCAAAATCTGCCAGCCTTATTAATTAA
- a CDS encoding squalene/phytoene synthase family protein, with amino-acid sequence MNLQNDALKALKETSRTFYIPISRLPDNLREAVASAYLCMRAIDEIEDHPDIENFIKAKILRQMSLNLQAVNEKSGVKDFSADLAPYGTVLPDVSLQLGKWALLAPNTIAPRIWDATAAMADRMAYWTENNWTIRTEAHLDQYTFSVAGAVGILLSDLWSWHDGTQTNRQHAIGFGRGLQAVNIIRNHREDLNRGVSFIPQGWHIKDVYKYARYNLTLADLYTKSLSSGPALDFCKIPLALAHGTLDVMALGKDKLSRSDVMALVQQATH; translated from the coding sequence ATGAATTTGCAAAATGATGCTCTAAAGGCTCTCAAAGAAACTAGTAGAACCTTCTATATACCAATTAGTCGTCTTCCTGATAATTTGCGTGAAGCTGTTGCTTCAGCTTATCTCTGTATGCGTGCTATCGATGAAATTGAAGATCATCCCGACATTGAAAACTTCATCAAAGCTAAGATTTTGCGACAAATGAGTCTTAATTTGCAAGCTGTAAATGAAAAATCAGGAGTTAAAGATTTTTCAGCAGATTTGGCACCTTATGGCACTGTCTTACCAGATGTTAGCTTACAGTTAGGGAAATGGGCCTTACTAGCTCCTAACACTATTGCACCTCGAATTTGGGATGCAACGGCAGCAATGGCTGATAGGATGGCTTATTGGACAGAAAATAATTGGACGATTCGTACGGAAGCTCACTTAGATCAATACACTTTTAGTGTAGCTGGTGCAGTAGGAATATTGCTATCAGATTTGTGGTCATGGCACGACGGCACTCAAACAAATCGTCAACATGCTATTGGTTTTGGTAGAGGGTTACAAGCTGTTAATATTATTCGCAATCATCGAGAAGATTTAAATCGTGGAGTAAGCTTCATTCCTCAAGGTTGGCACATAAAGGATGTATACAAATATGCTCGCTATAATCTTACCTTAGCAGATCTCTATACTAAATCCCTTAGTTCAGGACCTGCGTTAGATTTTTGTAAAATTCCTTTGGCTCTGGCTCATGGGACATTAGATGTAATGGCCTTAGGAAAAGATAAACTTAGTCGTAGTGATGTAATGGCTTTAGTACAGCAAGCAACACACTAA
- the rimP gene encoding ribosome maturation factor RimP, with protein MTHLLIPQIISLTTPIIKEMGIDIVNVFFQTNKRPSILRFDISNPTKNISLKDCEEVSRSLESILDETAIIPYAYILEVSSPGISQTLNTKRDFLTFQGFDISITTDPPYLNKKEWRGKLQKRDSEIIYLNCKGRIVSIPRFLVVQVQLAD; from the coding sequence ATGACTCATTTATTAATTCCACAAATTATTAGTTTAACAACTCCCATTATCAAAGAAATGGGAATAGATATAGTGAATGTATTTTTTCAAACCAATAAGCGTCCTTCTATTTTACGATTTGATATTTCTAATCCTACTAAAAATATCAGTTTGAAGGATTGTGAAGAAGTAAGCCGATCTCTAGAGTCTATTTTAGATGAGACTGCTATTATTCCATATGCTTATATTTTAGAAGTTTCAAGTCCTGGCATATCTCAAACTCTAAATACTAAACGAGATTTTCTCACATTCCAAGGATTTGATATTAGTATTACAACTGATCCTCCCTATTTAAATAAAAAAGAATGGCGAGGAAAACTTCAAAAACGAGATTCTGAAATTATTTATCTTAACTGTAAAGGTAGAATAGTTTCTATTCCACGTTTTTTAGTAGTTCAAGTCCAATTAGCAGACTGA
- the nusA gene encoding transcription termination factor NusA, producing MSLVSLPGLINMIGEISQRHNLPKSAVQEALREALLKGYERFRRSQNLDRQPFYDEYFDNFEVELDTEEEGFRILSTKKIMENVENIDHHISLQEVQEVASEAQLGDEVVLDVTPEQKDFGRMAAIQTKQVLLQKLRDQQRKLIQEEFQELEGTVLSARVLRFERQDIIVAVQSTFGQPEVEAIIPKREQLPNDNYRANSSFKVLLKKVREGSHRGPQLLVSRAAAGLVVDMFSVEVPEIEEDIVRIVAVSREANPPSRYVGPRTKIAVDTLERDVDPVGACIGARGSRIQAVVNELRGEKIDVIRWSPDPATYIANALSPARVDEVILISPDERHALILVAEDQLSLAIGKEGQNVRLAARLTGWKIDIKNTIAYREELESQ from the coding sequence ATGTCCCTGGTTAGTTTACCTGGATTAATTAATATGATTGGAGAAATTAGTCAACGTCATAATTTACCCAAATCTGCTGTTCAAGAAGCCTTAAGAGAAGCTCTTTTAAAAGGCTATGAACGTTTCCGGCGTTCTCAAAATTTAGACCGTCAACCTTTTTATGATGAATATTTTGACAATTTTGAGGTTGAATTAGATACAGAAGAGGAAGGATTTAGAATTTTATCCACAAAGAAAATTATGGAGAATGTGGAAAATATTGATCATCATATTTCTCTTCAGGAAGTACAAGAAGTAGCTTCTGAAGCTCAACTGGGTGATGAAGTCGTATTAGATGTTACACCTGAGCAAAAAGATTTTGGTAGAATGGCTGCTATTCAGACTAAGCAAGTACTTTTACAGAAATTGCGGGATCAGCAAAGAAAACTCATCCAAGAAGAATTTCAAGAATTAGAAGGTACAGTTCTTAGTGCAAGAGTTTTACGCTTTGAGCGTCAAGATATTATCGTTGCCGTTCAGAGCACTTTTGGTCAGCCTGAGGTGGAAGCAATTATCCCTAAACGAGAACAACTACCAAATGATAATTATCGAGCTAATTCATCTTTTAAAGTATTACTGAAAAAGGTGAGGGAAGGATCTCATCGTGGTCCACAACTTTTAGTATCACGTGCAGCAGCAGGATTAGTAGTAGATATGTTCTCTGTAGAAGTTCCTGAAATTGAAGAAGATATAGTAAGGATTGTTGCTGTTTCTAGAGAAGCTAATCCTCCTTCCCGTTATGTGGGTCCTAGAACTAAAATTGCTGTTGATACTTTAGAGAGAGACGTTGATCCTGTAGGAGCCTGTATTGGTGCACGAGGTTCTAGAATCCAAGCAGTCGTTAATGAACTAAGAGGAGAAAAGATAGATGTTATTCGCTGGTCTCCTGATCCAGCTACCTACATAGCTAATGCTCTTAGTCCTGCTCGTGTGGATGAAGTCATATTGATTAGCCCTGATGAGCGACATGCCCTAATATTAGTTGCAGAGGATCAGCTTAGTCTAGCTATTGGCAAAGAAGGGCAAAATGTTAGATTAGCAGCACGATTAACAGGATGGAAAATTGATATTAAAAATACTATTGCTTATAGAGAGGAATTAGAAAGCCAATAA
- a CDS encoding YlxR family protein yields MKANYRRCVSCRCTNHKKTFWRIVKVYLSQKVQLDKGIGRSAYLCPNETCLAIASQKNRLGRGLRTSIPQDIYKKLWKRLESESA; encoded by the coding sequence ATGAAAGCAAATTATCGACGCTGTGTTAGCTGCCGTTGTACTAATCATAAGAAGACATTTTGGAGAATAGTAAAAGTCTATTTATCCCAAAAGGTACAATTAGATAAGGGAATAGGAAGGTCAGCCTATTTATGTCCCAATGAAACTTGTTTAGCTATTGCTAGTCAAAAAAATCGTCTGGGACGAGGACTAAGAACTTCAATTCCTCAAGACATCTATAAGAAGTTATGGAAACGTTTAGAGAGTGAAAGTGCTTAG
- the infB gene encoding translation initiation factor IF-2: protein MNNVHKVRIYDLSKELNLENKEILEICAQLNIAVKSHSSTITESQVERIKVMAEKYITKQGTAQVNDITISGEKKQQILAIHHKQIHSSSTEGESDDQSNYLETSQTAISPQSPTAPKPPQRPIPPTSTKSPKIDRGNLSKPSISTEKSKPEIIDPDLLEPPSLEKSSKENFEKPTNKPSREKPSLEGKNKIKLPKRVSKSISLKSKEKSEIVDSTTELQPKKNLKKPSIGKPDLKKPSSHPAEEKKHTVTFSTLDPSSIIEEEDEENDENDEILDIELKPKPQLKRPAPPRISKKKAWEEEEEEGNKAKANKVGTKAKRRFQTIEDDDDDFESESDLNTVSLSLSLSTARPPKPKSDLQMAEVVHKPKKPTLKTIGSGTERNRSERKERQEAPGQPEKIILEKNLTVRELSERLHISETEIIKLLFTKGIAVNITQTLDQETAKMVTESFGVIVEIPDEKSAAIKSIEMLDETDLDKLHRRPPVVTIMGHVDHGKTTLLDSIRQTKVAQGEAGGITQHIGAYHVDIEHDNKKQQLVFLDTPGHEAFTAMRARGARITDIAILVVAADDGVQPQTREAISHAKAAEVPIVVAINKVDKLESNPDRIKQELSDLGLVPEEWGGDTIMVPVSALKGDNLDQLLEMLVLVSEIEELSANPNRLAKGTVIEANLDKNRGPVATLLIQNGTLRVGDPLVVGPVFGKIRAMIDDRGNKVKEASPSFAVEILGLSSVPAAGDDFDIYSSEKEARAVANKNAQENRKTRLQQALSSRRVTLSTLSAKAQDGELKELNLILKADVQGSIEAILGSLEQLPQTEVQIRVLLAAPGEVTETDVDLAAASGAVIIGFNTNLANGARSAADKEEVDIREYDIIYKLLDDIQGAMEGLLEPEEIESPLGQAEVRAVFPVGRGAVAGCYVLSGKVVRNRFIRVIRDGNTIYQGTLDSLKRMKEDMREVNSGYECGIGIDKFNNWKEGDTIEAFEMIMKRRTLIGRST, encoded by the coding sequence ATGAACAACGTACATAAAGTGAGAATTTACGATTTATCAAAAGAATTAAATCTAGAAAACAAAGAGATTCTAGAAATTTGTGCTCAACTTAATATTGCCGTAAAAAGTCATAGTAGTACAATTACAGAATCACAGGTTGAGCGTATTAAAGTAATGGCAGAAAAATACATTACAAAACAAGGAACAGCTCAAGTAAATGACATCACTATATCGGGTGAGAAAAAACAGCAAATTTTAGCTATTCACCATAAACAAATTCACTCTTCTTCTACTGAAGGTGAATCTGATGATCAATCAAATTATTTAGAGACTTCACAAACTGCTATTTCACCGCAGTCACCAACAGCCCCGAAACCGCCTCAAAGACCAATTCCACCAACATCGACTAAATCACCAAAAATTGATCGAGGTAACCTATCCAAACCCTCGATTTCAACAGAAAAATCTAAACCAGAAATTATAGATCCTGATTTATTAGAACCTCCCAGTTTAGAAAAATCTTCTAAAGAAAATTTTGAAAAGCCTACTAATAAACCAAGTAGAGAAAAACCATCTTTAGAAGGGAAAAATAAAATTAAACTTCCAAAAAGAGTTTCTAAAAGTATCTCTCTTAAATCAAAAGAAAAATCAGAAATAGTAGATAGCACAACTGAACTTCAACCCAAAAAAAATCTAAAAAAACCTAGCATTGGAAAGCCAGATCTGAAAAAGCCTTCTTCTCATCCAGCAGAAGAGAAAAAACATACTGTAACTTTTTCTACTCTTGACCCCTCTTCAATAATTGAAGAAGAAGACGAAGAAAATGATGAAAATGATGAAATCCTTGATATTGAGCTTAAGCCAAAGCCTCAATTAAAAAGACCTGCACCACCACGAATTTCTAAGAAAAAAGCTTGGGAAGAAGAAGAGGAAGAGGGAAATAAGGCAAAAGCGAACAAGGTAGGTACTAAAGCAAAACGCCGTTTTCAAACGATCGAAGACGATGATGATGATTTTGAATCAGAATCAGACCTTAATACTGTTTCTTTAAGCTTAAGCCTCTCTACAGCACGTCCTCCAAAACCAAAGTCTGATCTTCAAATGGCTGAAGTAGTTCATAAGCCTAAAAAGCCAACTTTAAAAACAATTGGCTCAGGAACTGAACGTAATCGTTCTGAACGTAAAGAGCGTCAAGAAGCTCCTGGACAACCAGAAAAAATAATTCTTGAAAAGAATCTTACAGTTAGAGAATTATCAGAACGCTTACATATATCAGAAACAGAGATTATTAAACTTCTATTTACTAAAGGAATTGCGGTGAATATCACTCAAACTTTAGATCAAGAAACAGCTAAAATGGTTACAGAATCGTTTGGAGTTATTGTAGAAATTCCAGATGAGAAATCTGCAGCTATTAAAAGTATAGAAATGCTCGATGAAACGGACCTTGATAAGCTTCATCGCCGTCCTCCTGTAGTTACAATAATGGGCCATGTAGATCACGGTAAAACAACACTGCTTGACTCTATTAGACAAACGAAAGTAGCTCAAGGAGAAGCGGGTGGTATTACACAACATATTGGTGCTTATCATGTAGATATTGAGCATGACAATAAAAAACAACAACTAGTATTTTTAGATACACCTGGACATGAGGCTTTTACAGCGATGAGAGCTAGAGGAGCCAGAATAACAGATATAGCTATCCTTGTGGTAGCAGCCGACGATGGTGTACAACCTCAAACTAGAGAAGCTATTAGCCATGCAAAAGCAGCTGAGGTCCCAATTGTTGTAGCTATAAATAAAGTTGACAAATTAGAATCAAATCCGGATCGTATCAAACAAGAGCTATCAGACTTAGGTCTTGTACCAGAAGAATGGGGCGGAGATACTATAATGGTTCCAGTAAGTGCTCTTAAGGGAGATAACCTTGATCAGTTACTAGAAATGTTGGTCTTAGTATCTGAAATTGAAGAGTTATCAGCCAATCCTAACCGTTTAGCAAAAGGAACAGTAATTGAAGCTAATTTGGATAAAAATAGAGGCCCAGTAGCAACATTACTAATACAAAACGGTACCCTACGGGTAGGAGATCCTCTTGTTGTTGGTCCTGTATTTGGAAAAATACGCGCGATGATAGATGATCGAGGAAATAAAGTAAAAGAAGCTTCTCCTTCTTTTGCAGTTGAAATTCTTGGATTAAGTAGTGTCCCAGCTGCAGGAGATGACTTTGATATCTATTCAAGCGAAAAAGAAGCACGAGCTGTGGCTAATAAAAATGCACAAGAAAATCGTAAAACGAGATTACAACAAGCTCTATCTTCACGTCGTGTTACTTTAAGTACGTTATCAGCTAAGGCTCAAGATGGAGAGCTTAAAGAATTAAATCTCATTCTTAAAGCTGATGTTCAGGGATCCATTGAAGCAATTTTAGGTTCTTTAGAACAGTTGCCTCAAACTGAAGTACAAATACGTGTTTTATTAGCTGCTCCAGGAGAAGTCACAGAAACAGATGTGGATCTTGCTGCTGCAAGTGGTGCAGTTATTATTGGCTTTAACACTAATTTAGCCAATGGTGCTAGATCTGCTGCAGATAAAGAAGAAGTAGATATTAGAGAATACGATATTATTTATAAACTTCTAGATGATATTCAAGGAGCTATGGAAGGTCTTCTTGAACCTGAAGAGATAGAATCTCCTTTAGGACAGGCTGAAGTCCGGGCTGTTTTTCCGGTAGGAAGAGGAGCTGTTGCAGGTTGCTATGTGTTATCTGGCAAAGTTGTTCGTAACCGCTTTATACGTGTTATCCGGGATGGTAATACGATTTACCAAGGAACACTAGATTCCTTAAAAAGAATGAAAGAAGATATGAGAGAAGTAAATTCTGGTTATGAATGTGGTATTGGTATTGATAAGTTTAATAACTGGAAAGAAGGTGACACGATTGAAGCCTTTGAGATGATTATGAAACGTCGTACTTTAATCGGAAGATCCACATAA
- a CDS encoding glycosyltransferase: MKVLIADFDLFQKMGGGQTFYRSLIKKNPQIDFYYIAKNEFLNTSHLDNSHKIPYQEVFNSEDFKNFFETTPPKWVQSAFVQASNIAASCTNMNFDVVDVPDYEQWGMFLRPALNYFHVNCGLIALSMHGIISKTLQLDWFEGKENIPLSLQEKMQYQTVDIRYGISKSYLDEWKKVDSLKTYYYNPLHFMDLPEVRLDSTSKSLPSLNFIGRTEKRKGPDIFVDLIWWIPRDKYSNASIIGPHSYNYNGTQSSEDYLEKMIENRGKDLKICSSMSHLDLVKLFNSKSITFVPSRYDTLNLVALESLFSGCPTIIGNGAGVCRFLEDNFPKIPFIKIDINNIYDSLPEIINLLNNYDDYRNKLIAGIRDSNFTSSDPLLKEIYSSSPTSNSEICEDLNRWYSQLISYWESGQLSSLDKIPGLRLLKSKIRSNVKPIYQQIKNEVRRNKELIKVPLSKAHNAQVLKAPKLVRRYKHIFNTLELTQKDLDKKIQECWKLGSNVDYESEGIRSRLGNGYRIDRARLWKGIARIEDLRGNELVAVTYKLRSIRLLNKDLFDDLPSIVRVLKNKGFTKESDVIEAMYSTSEDKEDKCYQLLEQNRLSNSLNNKWNYEFLDDRRHKSTYRVSIIVSLYNASSKLVFFLKTLKHQTLIQKKEAEIILIDSGSPGDEYTVFKQIVDDLDIPVVYARSKERETIQMAWNRGIDLSKADFLSFLGVDETILPNCLEILAHELDKAPDLDWVTGHSLVTEVDSNGGWVSDIMPYYRKEYRQDLVYLETCYLSWVGALYRRSIHKRFGYYDSSFRGAGDTEFKSRILPFIKSKIVDCTLGVFWNYPDERTTQSPAIEIEDMRAWYIHRTLGGIRYAFANRSMEEVENLIYLCLCYRKSYCTHTSTDLEYAYNLCLYLKEIYPQSKVLKYFNGIETLIRSYRSLDCISKLSQWSPLKKILEIRKVASQIQKEHRASWNKDLSLGLEPTYIIFNDNRHEQHSSLWFTQINK, from the coding sequence ATGAAAGTTCTTATTGCTGACTTTGATTTATTTCAGAAGATGGGAGGCGGGCAAACTTTTTATCGTAGTCTTATCAAAAAGAATCCTCAAATAGATTTTTATTACATTGCTAAAAATGAATTTTTAAATACTTCTCATCTTGATAATTCCCATAAAATACCTTATCAAGAAGTATTTAATTCTGAAGATTTCAAAAATTTTTTTGAGACGACACCACCTAAATGGGTACAGTCAGCTTTTGTTCAAGCCAGTAACATAGCAGCTTCTTGTACAAATATGAACTTTGATGTGGTTGATGTACCTGATTATGAGCAGTGGGGAATGTTTTTACGTCCTGCTTTAAATTATTTTCATGTAAATTGCGGGTTAATTGCACTTTCGATGCACGGCATAATATCTAAAACATTACAGTTAGATTGGTTCGAGGGTAAAGAAAATATTCCACTTTCTTTACAAGAAAAAATGCAATATCAAACTGTGGATATTCGTTATGGAATTAGTAAAAGTTATTTAGATGAATGGAAGAAAGTTGATAGTTTAAAAACTTATTATTATAATCCATTGCATTTTATGGATTTACCTGAGGTTAGGCTAGACTCTACTTCAAAATCTTTACCTAGTCTAAATTTTATTGGTAGAACAGAAAAACGAAAAGGACCTGATATATTTGTAGATTTAATTTGGTGGATACCACGAGACAAATATAGTAATGCTTCTATAATAGGTCCTCATAGTTATAACTATAATGGAACTCAATCATCTGAAGATTATTTAGAAAAGATGATTGAAAATAGAGGGAAAGATCTAAAAATATGTTCATCAATGTCGCATTTAGATCTAGTGAAGTTATTTAATAGTAAATCAATTACTTTTGTTCCTTCTAGATACGATACTTTAAATTTAGTAGCTTTAGAGTCACTTTTTTCAGGATGTCCTACTATTATCGGAAACGGTGCAGGAGTATGTCGTTTTCTAGAAGATAATTTTCCAAAAATTCCATTTATTAAGATTGATATTAATAACATTTATGATTCTCTACCAGAAATTATTAATTTATTAAATAATTATGATGATTATAGAAATAAGTTAATTGCTGGAATTCGTGACTCAAATTTTACAAGTAGCGATCCTTTATTGAAGGAAATTTACAGCTCTTCTCCAACTTCGAATTCTGAAATTTGCGAAGATTTAAATCGCTGGTACTCACAATTAATAAGCTATTGGGAGTCTGGTCAATTAAGCAGCCTAGATAAAATACCAGGTCTTAGATTATTAAAATCTAAAATTAGATCTAATGTAAAGCCAATCTATCAACAAATTAAGAATGAAGTTAGAAGAAATAAGGAGCTTATCAAAGTTCCGCTAAGTAAAGCTCATAATGCCCAAGTCTTAAAAGCTCCGAAGCTAGTTAGACGATATAAGCATATTTTTAATACTTTAGAATTGACTCAGAAGGATCTTGATAAAAAAATTCAAGAATGCTGGAAATTAGGTTCAAACGTTGATTACGAAAGTGAAGGTATACGGAGCCGATTAGGTAATGGATATCGTATCGACAGGGCTCGCCTATGGAAAGGAATTGCTAGAATCGAAGATTTGAGAGGGAATGAACTGGTTGCAGTTACTTATAAATTAAGAAGCATACGTTTACTAAACAAAGATTTATTTGATGATCTTCCCTCCATAGTAAGAGTTTTAAAAAATAAAGGTTTTACGAAGGAATCCGATGTAATAGAGGCAATGTATAGTACTTCAGAAGATAAAGAAGATAAATGTTATCAATTATTAGAGCAAAATCGATTAAGCAATTCCTTAAACAATAAATGGAATTATGAATTTCTAGATGATCGACGTCATAAATCGACTTATCGTGTCAGTATTATAGTTTCTCTTTATAATGCATCCTCTAAACTGGTTTTCTTTTTAAAAACTTTAAAACATCAAACTCTTATTCAAAAAAAAGAAGCAGAAATAATCCTGATAGATAGTGGTTCCCCAGGAGATGAATACACAGTCTTTAAGCAAATAGTTGATGACTTAGATATTCCTGTTGTTTATGCAAGGTCTAAAGAGAGAGAAACCATACAAATGGCTTGGAATAGAGGAATTGATTTGTCTAAAGCAGACTTTTTATCTTTTTTAGGAGTAGATGAAACAATTCTTCCTAATTGTCTAGAAATTCTCGCTCACGAATTAGATAAAGCTCCAGATTTAGATTGGGTTACTGGACATAGTCTTGTTACCGAAGTCGATAGTAATGGTGGCTGGGTAAGTGATATTATGCCGTATTATCGGAAAGAATATAGACAAGATTTAGTTTATTTGGAAACTTGTTACTTGTCATGGGTAGGTGCTCTATATCGTCGTTCTATACATAAAAGATTTGGTTATTACGACAGTAGCTTTAGAGGAGCTGGTGATACTGAATTTAAAAGTCGTATTCTTCCATTTATAAAAAGCAAGATTGTAGATTGTACTTTAGGAGTATTTTGGAATTACCCTGATGAAAGGACAACACAAAGTCCAGCTATCGAAATCGAGGATATGAGAGCTTGGTATATTCATCGTACTCTCGGAGGAATTCGTTATGCTTTTGCAAATAGAAGTATGGAGGAGGTAGAAAATCTAATTTATTTGTGCTTATGTTACCGAAAATCTTATTGTACACATACAAGTACAGATTTAGAATATGCTTATAATTTATGTCTTTATTTGAAAGAAATTTATCCCCAGTCAAAGGTTTTAAAATATTTTAATGGGATTGAAACCTTAATAAGGTCTTATCGTTCATTGGATTGTATTTCTAAACTATCTCAGTGGTCTCCTCTCAAAAAAATATTAGAGATTCGTAAAGTTGCTTCTCAAATCCAAAAAGAACATAGAGCTTCATGGAATAAAGATTTAAGTTTAGGATTAGAACCAACTTATATTATATTTAATGATAATCGTCATGAGCAACATTCATCTTTATGGTTTACTCAAATTAATAAATAA
- a CDS encoding L-threonylcarbamoyladenylate synthase, whose translation MPEVSPAELVQGLFKGKVVSFPTDTVPALATLPQNASSIFTMKKRSFKKPLILMSSSSESVWKYTQGTSSELKIWKNIAYKYWPGPLTLVLPASKFIISTNTNNLINSKTIGIRIPNCFAAQRILQKVGCLFTTSVNISGEKPAKNITEILENFPEVLVLQRQNFNNYKYSSGLPSTVVEWKLRKWEILRQGCINI comes from the coding sequence ATGCCAGAAGTATCGCCAGCTGAATTAGTTCAAGGACTATTTAAAGGTAAAGTGGTTAGCTTCCCGACTGATACAGTTCCTGCTTTAGCTACATTGCCTCAAAATGCTTCTTCAATTTTTACAATGAAGAAGCGCTCTTTTAAGAAACCTCTAATTTTAATGTCTTCATCATCAGAATCTGTCTGGAAATATACTCAAGGAACCTCTAGTGAACTGAAGATTTGGAAGAACATAGCATATAAATATTGGCCAGGGCCTTTGACCTTAGTATTACCAGCCTCTAAATTTATTATTAGTACCAACACTAATAATCTTATTAATTCGAAAACAATAGGAATACGTATTCCTAATTGTTTTGCAGCACAAAGAATATTACAGAAAGTAGGATGTTTATTTACCACTAGCGTTAATATTTCAGGAGAAAAACCTGCCAAAAACATAACTGAAATATTAGAAAATTTTCCTGAAGTTTTAGTTTTGCAGAGGCAAAATTTTAATAATTACAAATACAGTAGTGGGCTACCATCTACTGTTGTTGAATGGAAATTAAGAAAATGGGAAATCTTACGACAAGGTTGCATTAATATTTAA